In the genome of Lysobacter sp. 5GHs7-4, the window CTGGCCCGGGCTCACCGGACCGTTCGTGCTCGACGACAACGCCGCCTTCGGCGCCCTGCACGGCTGGCTGGCCGGCAAAGCCTCCTGGCAGGAAGTGGTGCCCGGCAATGCGTCCTGGTTGTATGCGCGTCCGGTGTCGATGCTCAGCTTCATGCTCAGCGGCTGGTTGGGCGGCGATGCACCCTTCTCCTACAAGCTGGGCAATCTCATCGTCCATCTGGTCTGCGGCGCGCTCGGCTGGCAGGTGCTGCGCCGCGTGCTGGCGCGCGACACGCGCCTGGCGCCGCACGCGGATCTGATCGCCGCGTTGCTGACCATGTTGTGGCTGCTGCATCCGCTGCATGCCAGCACCGTGCTCTACGCCGTGCAGCGCATGGCCCAGCTCAGCACGCTGTTTGTGCTCGCGTCGCTGTGGACCTATCTGCAGGCGCGGCAGGCGCTCGATCAAGGACGCCTGCGCCCGGCCTTGGCGCTGTTGTTCCTGCTCTGCCCGCTGCTGATGCTGGCCGGCCTGCTCAGCAAGCAAAACGGCGCGGTCGCGCCGGCCTTGTGCCTGGTGCTGGAACTGGCCTACTTCCGCGGTCCGCGCCCGAAGCCGGTGTGGGCGTTCTTCGGCCTGAGTCTGGTGCTGCCCCTGCTGGGCGCAGCGGCGCTGCTGACGTTCGCGGCCGAACGCCTGCTCGACGGCTATGCCGAATGGGATTTCACTCTGGGCCAGCGTCTGCTGACTCAGGCCCGCGCGCTGGTCGACTACCTGGGCACCCTGCTGCTGCCGTACGCGCCGCGCATGGGCCTGTACACCGACGACTTCGCCACCTCCACCGGCCTGCTGTCGCCGCCGTCGACGCTGTTCGCGCTGCTGCTGCTGGCCGCGATCAGCGTGGCCGCGATCGCGCTGCGCAAGCGCGCGCCCAGCCTGTTCGCGGGCTGGTTCTTCTTCCTGGTCGCGCACGGCGTGGAGTCCAGCTTCCTGCCGATCGAGATGTACTACGAACACCGCAACTACCTGCCCTCGATCGGTGTGCTGCTGGCCGTGGCCGGACTGGGCGCGCTGGCGCCGCGCCGTGCCGATTCGGCGTCCGGACCCAACCGCCTGGCGCTGGCCGCGGTGATCGGCCTGGCCGCGGTGCTGGCGTTCGCCACCCTGGGGCGCGCCCTGGTTTGGCGCCACTACGACACCATCGTGATGCAGGCGCTGAAGTTCCATCCCGACTCGATGCGCGCGCACCTGGACCTGTCGACGCTGGCACTGCTGGGCGGCAAATACGATGAAAGCGAACGGCTGCTTATGCAACTCGCCAAGAGCCCGACGCCCCGCAACCGCCTGATGGCCAACCTCAACCTGGTCACCACCCAGTGCCTGCGCGACGGCAAGGCCGATCGCGCCCTGCTGCAGCGCGCGCTGGTCGATGCGCAGCCGCAGCTGACCATCTTCGAATCGCAAACCCTGATGCAGATGGCCAAGGTCGCTGGCAAGGGCTGTGGCGAGGTGAGCCTGCTGGACATGGCGCAAACCACGGAAAAACTGATCGACGTCGCGCACGCGCAACCCGACGGCTTGCGATCCAAGTGGGTGACGCGCGCGATCGCCGCCGAGTTCTACGCCCGCGCCCGCCACTGGCAGCAGGCCGAAGCGCAGGCCGCGCTGGCCTGGAGGCCGGGCGCGGACTTCGCGGTCGGCGAAATGCTGGTGCGCCTGTACCTGCAAAACGGCAAGCTGGCCGAGGCTGAACGCACCTACGCCAGCCTGCAGGTGCAAACCCGCTCTTACGACGGCGGGGGGCAGAAATACTTGCGCGAACTGCGCACCGCCATCGATCAGCGGCGCCAGCGCGATGCGACCCGGGCCGCTCAGCGTGCCGCCGCCAAGGGACCGGCCCCGTCGCCCTGAACGGCCACGCCGGTATCGGGCCGGCCGCAGATGCAAGTTGTCCAGCAGCGTCATATGCCGACGTTACGGGCGTCGTCGCGCGTCCCTCGACGGGCTGAACGGTGCCGCGACCATGACCGCCGTCACAAGCGCGGACTTGGCATGCTCTTTGCAGAAGTATTGATTCAGGGGGGATCGTTGCCGACGCGGAACCAGGGTTCCGGCGGCTCCGACCCGAATCGAGCTCACTGGAGAGGGTCCATGAACAAGCGCCACGCCGAGGGTTTCACCCTCATCGAACTCATGATCGTGATCGCCATCCTCGGCATCCTGATCGCCATCGCGCTGCCGGCTTACCAGGACTACTCGATCCGCACCAAGAACTCCGAGTGCTTGCACATTTCCGCCGGCGCCAAGCTCGCCGTGGCGGAAACCGCGCACTCCGCCGAAGGCCTGAACAACATCACCGCGACCAGCACCGGCTTCTCCTTCACTGGCAGCGATTACTGCGCCAGCGTCGAAGTAATGGCAGGCGGCACCGTCAGGTCGGTCACGCGCAGCACGGGCGGGCCGATAACCACCTTCGAACTGGATCCGGAAAGCACCCAGAACAGCGGTCGTATCGAATGGACCTGCACCGCCAGCGGCCAAGACAACGATTCGCAGCTGCCGGCAGAATGCCGCGGCTGAGTCCGCCTTAACGATACGAACAGACCCCGACGGCCGCGCAATGCGGCCGTCGGCGCGAATGGGCCCGGCGTTGCGCATTCGCGTCGCCGCGCTGGACAGCGCGAACGGCGATGACGCACGATCGCCCCGCCCACTCCACCCCGCCCACCCCGCGCTTACGGCGAACGGTCGGCCCATCCGCAGCCGACCATGCCCTCCGACTCCGAGTCCGCCTCCGCAGTGCCCACGCCCGCAAGCCCGGTTTCCGCCGACGGCCGCTACGCGCGCATGGCCGCCTTCGCCCTGGCCGCGCTGGCGCTGGCGACGTTCGCGATCTACTGGCGCGGACTGACCGGCCCCTTCCTGCTCGACGACGGCGTCACCTTCCCGGTGATCGAACGCTGGCTCGCCGGCCAGGCGAGTTACGCCGAAGCCGTGCTGGGCCGCGGCTCGCCGTGGGCCGGACGGCCGGTGGCGATGGCCAGCTTCGCGCTGAACGCCGCCCTCGGCGGCTTCGCGCCATTCTCGTTCAAGCTCGGCAACCTGCTCATCCATCTGCTGTGCGGCGTGCTGGTCTGGCAGCTGCTGCGCCGCCTGCTCGCGTTGGATCCGCGCCTGAGCGGCCAGGCCCGATTGCTGGCGACGATCGCCAGCGGACTGTGGCTGCTGCATCCGATCCAGGTCAGCACCGTGCTGTATTCGGTGCAGCGCATGGCTCAGCTGAGCACGATGCTGGTACTCGCGGCGGTGCTGGTCTATGTGCTCGCGCGGCAGGAGCTCGCCGCCGGGCAAACGCGGCCGGCGCGCTCGAAACTGTTTCTGACCTTTCCGCTGCTGGTGCTGCTGGGCCTGCTCAGCAAGCAGAACGCGGCGGTGGCGCCGCTGTTGTGCACGGTCGTGGAATGGGGCTGCTTCAAGCGCGACGCCGCCGCGTCGCGACCGCTGCGGGCATTCTTCGGCGTGTTCCTGCTCGCGCCGGCGGCGCTGGCGCTGCTGTCGCTGGCCGTTGCGCCGCAATGGCTGCTGGGCGGCTACTCGGAATGGGCGTTCACCCTGCCGCAGCGCCTGCTCAGCGAGCCGCGCGCGCTGATGGCCTACCTGGGCCAGATCGTGCTGCCGCACGGCCCCTCGCTGGGCCTGTACACCGACGACTTCGCCACCTCGACCGGCCTGCTTTCGCCGGTCTCCACGCTGAGCTCGATCGTCGCGCTGGTCGCCATCAGCGTCGCGGCCTGGGCGTGGCGGGCGGCGGCGCCCAGCGCCTGCGTGGGCTGGTTCTTCTTCCTCGCCGCGCACGCCGTGGAATCGACGTTCCTGCCGGTCGAGCTGTACTACGAACACCGAAATTACCTGCCGCTGGCGGGCCTAGCGCTGGCGGCGGTCGGTCTGACCGCGCTGCTGCCCGAGCGTCTGCAGGCCCGTCCCGCGTACCGCCTGCAGGTACTGGCGGTGGCCGCGCTGGCGATCGTATCGCTGGCCGCGATCACCGCCTCGCGGGTATCGGTCTGGCGCAGCATGGACACGATCGCGTCCGAAGGCCTGCGCGAACATCCGCAGTCGCTGCGCGCGCGCTACGACTTCAGCGGCGTGCTGCTGGCGCGCGGCGATCTGCGCGGCAACATCGCCCTGATGCAGAACTTGGCGGCCAGCCCGGACCTGCGTCAGCGCTGGCTGGGGCGCATCAACCTCATCACCGCGCGCTGTCGCGCCGGCCAGGTTTCCGATCGCGGCGCATTGGCGGAACTGGTCGCGCAGGCGCCGCCCAGCACGACCGTGTTCGATGTGCAGGCGCTGCGTCTGCTGGCGCGCTTCAATGCCGCTCAGGGCTGCGGTTTCGAATCGCGCGAGTTGGCCGCGGCCATCGTCCGCGTGCTGGACGCCATGCGCGCTCAGCCCGAATCCTCGCGACCGAAGTGGCTGCTGCGCCTGCTCGCCGCGGAGATCTACGCCGGCACCGGCGATCTGGCCGCCTCGCGAGCGCAGGCCGAACGGGCCTGGACCGCCAGCGGCGATCTGCCCACCGGCACCTTGCTGGCCAAGGTCATGGCCGCGCAGGGCGCAGACGCGTCGGCGATCGCAGTGTTGGGCGAGTTGGAGCGCCGCATGAAGCCCTACGACAGCCGCGGCCAGGCCGAGCTGGCGGCGATACGCGCCATGCTGGCCGCGCCCTGACGTTCGCACAGCGGCGTGCGCGGCACCACAGATTGCAAGCGCATGCCACGGAGGCCGCGAACGGATGCGCTACAGTCGCCGCGGGGAAACGACCGGACGCACCATGACCGTTGCAACGACCATCGCCACGGTGGCGACCTGCCTTGCGCCGACGGCGCCGCTGCCGTGTTCGCGTTGCCGCTGCCGTTGCATCCGCCTGCCGCGCCATGTCCTGGCGTAAGGCGCTGAGCGCCGATTTGGGCGGCGCCACGGCGCGCTGGGACGCGGCCCGTTGGTTGCTGCTGGGCGCGGCCGTCGCCGCCGTCGCGATCTATTGGAGCGGCCTCGACGGCCCCTTCCTGTTCGACGACGCCGCCAACCTGGCGGCATTGCGCCCTTGGTACAACGGCCAGCTCGATTGGCGGCAGGTGGCGCTGGGCCAGCCGGGACTGATCGAATCGCGGCCGGTGGCCATGCTCAGCTTCCTGCTCAGTGCGGGATTGGGCGGGCCGGG includes:
- a CDS encoding prepilin-type N-terminal cleavage/methylation domain-containing protein, with the translated sequence MNKRHAEGFTLIELMIVIAILGILIAIALPAYQDYSIRTKNSECLHISAGAKLAVAETAHSAEGLNNITATSTGFSFTGSDYCASVEVMAGGTVRSVTRSTGGPITTFELDPESTQNSGRIEWTCTASGQDNDSQLPAECRG